The sequence CCATGTTTTTTTTAGGGGATATGAACCCCATGGTGAACACCGCATCATCTTTGCGAAGTGCCCATACACACACTCTAGCTGGACTGGCCCATTGCCGCAGCGGTGCACTGTTGGAATAGGAAGGGTTTACCGGGCCAGAGTCCATGGGTAGCCCAGGTCGATTCCGTGACGGAAACAACACCGCAGTACAGCTCCTCGCCGGGCCAGTCTATATATATACATACAAGAAAAATAAAGATTTGAAAGAAGAGGGTAAACACTCCTCGACGCGAGCCGCCTCGATCCCCAAACCTTTCGACGATGCCGAAGGCCGGCAAGCGGCGCACAAGGGGGAACCCGGACACAGAGAGGGAAGcgaagaagaagacgacgacgaggagaagCGTGGCAGAGGATCGAGGATTGATGTTCGCGGCCTTCGAGAGTGAAAAAGCCCAACCCCGACCAAAATTAGGTAACCCAACCTCCGCTCGATTCCCCTCCTTATCACGACATGAGTAGTACTAGTATTGATGTTTATTTTCTCTGTATGTAATGTATGTAGATCCTGTGTACGACGACGACGTTGCGGTCGAGTCCTCGTCGGAGGAATCCTCGTCTCCACCTAGCCCTCTGATGTACAGACCCTACATACCCGAGGAGCTAGCTGATGACCCGGACGTACGTGCCGCCTTCAAGCTCGCCAAAACCGAATATCATGCAGATAGAGGTAAAGCTTGATTATTTTTCCCTCTTTGTGttgctttgtactccctccgttccaaaatagatgactcaactttgtactaactttagtacaaagttgagtcatttattttggaacggagggagtatataataatGCAGGGtgaaagcctgtttcgagagaATTTTTTCCTCGCTGTCATCATGTCGTTAACCTGACACTAACCTACATAATTTTCGCTCTGTTATATATGTAGCTTGTCGGTCAGCTGTCTTCGATCACCACTCTTCTAGTTCGTGCCTGTCCAACGACAACCCACACCTTCTTCATATCCGTGAGGCTGCAAAGGATGCAGTGCTTCTTGCCGCCGACTCTATCATCAGCCTCTCGTCATTTCTCGGTATGTAACAAAACATATAATTAATATTTTCTAGGACATCGACAGTGTTCTGACTTTCAGTTTACTTCAATGGCAGACGCAGATGACGATGAGCCGTTGAATACGTGTTGTGGTTTGTGGATTCAACATGACATCAAAAAGAAAACCGCCGTGGTTTTGACGTCCGCGCATCTGATTCGCGCAAAGGATCCATCCATCAGGAACCCGTGGATGCTCGGGTCGACATGCGAATACCATCGCGAGGCTGAGGTGAGCTTCTTAACAATATTCACTGgtgtttctttcttttctttgtttcaTCTCAAAATTTAATAATTTGTAAGGCCTCGAATTTAATTATCGGTTACCAATTAAAATGGCTCATCTCTTCTATTTCCATACAAGAAAAGTGAAATGGTACTTATTTATACCCTGTACTTGGAAAAAGAATTGATTCAGTGTGTGGGCATTCAGCTTAATTTCTCGAAGATGGTTCCGTCAAATACTATGAAAATTCTCTCGGGGTCATAGTGTCATAATTTTTGTGCTTGTCTTTTCAGGTCATTGTTCACTTGTTGGACGGCGAAACTGCAGTAGCCAGTCTCCTCTACCTCCAGGAGCACTATGAATTTGCTCTTTATGAGGTTGTAGTGGACAAACCGGTTCAGTTGTCCACTTTTAACGACAACGTGCATTCTGGTCAAGACGCTTTCCGACTTGGAAGAGATGAAAGTCTTGATCTAAGGATAACACATGGTAGGGTGGAATATAAAATTCCAACCCGTCACGAGAGAGGTCACTACATGTATTTTTCCCACGATGAGCATAAAAGTGTACGTGCTATGATTTAATTCTAACTTTTTGTTGTGTATTCTTTGTGCTGCTATTTTGTTAGTACAGATTATAATGTTTGTTATCGTCACTGTGTTGTAGTTGCATGACGATGGAGGCCCTGTCATTGACTTAGACGGCAAGGTTGTGGGAATGGTTCACAATCAATTCAAAGAGACCTTTTTACCTTCTTCTATATTGCACAAGTGCTTGGATTCTTGGAGAAAGTTGAAGTACGACCCTTAATTCTCAATTTCTCTTTATCAGTACTATTAATTTAGCTAATGCACTCCCTTATATATTTTAACTCATGCCATACAATTGAACAACTACAAAATTATGTTTGGATTGTGATTGCTTAACAATTATTACATTTGGATAAATTGCTAAAATGTGATTTAGAAAAATCATTACGTGAGGTCTATGTGCTACAAAATGTTTCTAACACTAGAGAGAAAATGTGTTTTTTGGTCACCTTACCAATTTTTTTGTGTCTTACAAACTATTCCGATCCAGGGTATAGGAACTAAATTTGGTGTGAAGGTTCAGTTTTTCTATTTAACTTAGTGGCCCATTTTTCTGGCTTAATCCTCTTTTGAGCACGACATAAACTAATGTCTTGTTATGGTTTTAGTTGCATAATGTTCTTGTCTAAGTTTTGTGTGATGTGATACTCATTTGGTATCGATTCTACTGAAATATGTTGTTTTATTTTAACATGAGTCTATAAAGCGACTACAATCTTAATGATTATATTTGGTATAGGTGCATCCCTCGTGCCCACCTTGGAATGACCTTTACTCCCATCAAGCTTCTAGATCCTATTTGTATTGAGAGGATGAGGCGTAAGCATAACATTGCATCTGGTCTTCTTGTTGAACAGGTATATTTGGTGATGTTTAACATTGTTTATTTTCACACTTGCTATTAGTTTTTCCTAAAAAATGTTCCTCATATGCATATTATTGTTTAATGACGATCGATTAAATTTTAGGTGTCAAAAGAATCGAATGCTGAGAAACTTGGAATCCGCATGGGTGATGTTATTGAACGCTTCAATGGAGAGTGTATTTCTAATACAACTGAGGTAATATGTTTTAAGTAAAATAGAAAAGGAGTTTTTTTATGTGTCACTTTGTGATCTTGACTTTTGTAACTTTTTAGTTGGAAAAGATGTTGCTGGATATAGGCGGAGACCATTTTGATCAAGCAAAAGTCTTAAAGACCGAAACAGATCTTCGAGTAAGTTACTATTATGTTTTAACTATGGAATGCTTAAATTTATGTTGACTATAGCAATTTGAAATAATATTGTTTAATTTACAGATTCAAATATTTCGTGCCACAAAACGTTGCCGAAGAGTTAGAAATTTGACCGTAACTGTATCGGATCGTGGAGAGGACATCATAGAAGGTAACCATCTTCTTAACGTGGTAGTTGATTTTTTGTTATGATGGCTTTTCAGAATTTCTTGAATTCTTCCTGCCCCTTGTTTCATGGAATGTAAATATAATGTGAGAATCACCAATATACCTGGTGTATTTAATTGAACCTTGATGCTTTTATTTGTGTAGGCACTTACCCTATTACtgatggcctttggagatgagtgaATCAACACATACATTTCGAGCAACTGATTCTTTCATGGAGCAAATGGAATTAACCCGATGCCAATTATAGACATAAGTTTTGGGTTATTTTTGTGTATCACCAGTCAAAAACTTAGAATTATGCTTCCTTTTTTTAGTGTAATGCATGGAACGTGGAAGCAACATGGCTGCAGTAGAATCTAGCCACTTCTTTTGAGTTTTGTGAGACTCACATCTTGTACGACGTGGATGATGGACTGAACTTGGTAATTATGCTAGAATTAAATGTTTGGCACAAGACTAGTATATTTATATAAAAATTTATATGTATGCGAACAAACATTATGAGCATTGACTGATCTCAGACAATATTTTGGTTGCCACTCCTAATTTGTGCCCACGGCTGGGCCGATTCATGGTGGTAAATTCGCTTGCCAATAATTTGGCGCACCCATGTTTTGTAAGGCCTGGTGCGGATGAAATCCAACGGGTCCATAAGCTTGCTGGGCAGGATAAAAGTGAACAAGAATGCACGGGGTAAAACGTATAAGCTTTAAAGTGATCCTTCTTTAGAATATTGTGCTCAAATCACAAGCTAACACATATAATAATGGGAAAAGCTCTCCTTCACCCGACCGATCACTCGCGCCGCATCTGCCGGCTCCGTGTCTGTCGGATCGTCTGTTGATCGGATGGACGAAAGCCTTCCCGCTTCCGCGTGACGCGCCTGCGTTTTCAGAGTCATTGTTTCAGTATAGTTATTCTTGCAACTGACCATCTCTATCGACTCTATCAACTGACCAGCTCTATCGACTGAGAGGGCTAGGGTACGCGGCTGGATTCGGGAGGggagggcggcggcgtggggcggcggcggcgtgcggcgcgggGCGTTGggcagcgggggcggcggcgcggggcgttgggcggcggcgcATATCCTCcgcggtggcgacgacgacgacgggttCGGCGGTGGCTGACAGGTATGGATCGGGCaagcctcccccctccccccgaaCAAGATGCTCCCACCATGTCGGCTCCACCCAGGCTGCTGTTCGTCCCGCCTACCGCGTGATACATTTCCGCCGCGATCTATTACTGTTCGCTGTCGGGTCCCAACCTGCACTGATTTGATTTTGTTTTTCCTGTTCGATTGCTTGAGCACGCATTTTCCCGAAGGAACGAAACGGCGTCAGAATTGTAGAACACACGTATGGTTTTGCATCGGATATGTTTGTTAGGTTGCTGAAATGTTAGTTCAGTTATTTTCTACTGCAAATTAGCGCACGTGCTCTCACCTAATTAGGCAAAAGTAGGTGTTCATTTTTGTTGTCGTTGCGTTGGAGGTGGCGAAACTTCTGAGATTATGAACCTCCTGTCGCCTGCATCATCTGTATCTGGCGTGGTAGCTTCTCTTTGGCTGCCTGCATTTGTAGAAAACTAGTCAGATAATGCAGCTGACCAACAAGCCAGTCAGACTAAATTTTCAGAATTCTGAATCAAAACAGACGAACTACATTCAGTTTATAAGACCTCTCAAGCTTAAATTCAAACAACCCTTTCAAGCTGGACTGAAACTTCTAAAACAGAATTTAGAGCCACCAACTCGTTGCAGAATTCAGACAACCCCTTTTGAAGCTTAAATTCAGTTAACACTAACAGCAGAACCAAAAGCGACTAAAATAGAATTCAGAGCCTGATCAACTAGTTGCAGAAACCACTGCATTTTCGCGAAATGCATGATCAACAGCCCTTCGTTGGACTGAAACTCAAGCAGTCAACTCGCATAGTTCTGAAAGCTCATAGGTGTGTTTCTGAATTTGTGGAGCGTGTAGTTTCTATAGGATCCCCTTGTTTCATTTTTCTGAATCTACTGTTCGAATACTCATGCAGTTATCCAGTTTGTTTTTTCAGATAAACATATATGTTATTTCTTTTTAGTTCCAAGCTTCTGTAGCTCATGCAGTTATCCAGTTTGTAGTTTCAGAGAAATATATATGTAATTTCAGAAACAATAGCTATATTTCAGAGAAACTTACCTTTCTGAAACTAGTTAGTAGGTTATGTCTGTAGCTTATGTAGCTTATGTTTCTGCAACCTATGCAACATTAGTAGTACAGAAACACTCTCCAACACTAGTAGTAAAGAAACATTCTGCAACACTAGAATCATTTCTTTGTGAAATCATATTTTTCTGCAACAGTGCCTTTTCTGTTTGCTAGTAGTTTCTAATTATGTGTTCTTCTTGCTGTGTATGCTCAGGCGACAATCTTCTTGCTCAACTTCCGGAAGTACATTGCGGCGAAGCTTTTCAAACACCCACAAAACACCCTCAGCGCAGAGGATGAGTTCCAAGCCCTGCTGAAAAAGTCGTAGATTGAAGTCAACCGTCGACCGCAACAAGACCTAGCTAGTAGTTTAGGCCTCTTTTTTTCGGTGCATGTGTGTGCGACATGTTTGTAACCGAGCTCTCTAGTAGTCGATGGAACTAAAGCTTTTTGGAGAAGAATGTGTCATACTGGGGCATGCCTCCTTTTCCCTCTTCTTTTTTGTATGCTGGAGCTTTATTGATGCAACCATTTGTCGCTAATGTTCCGGTGTTGCACAACTATATACATTGTAGACATGATAAATAAAATGGTAGTTACTGTTCCTGATGTGTGTTTCATATCAAGTTTTTTTGTTGCACACTGGTGTATCATTTTGGTGTATGGGAGCACTTGTTGCATGATAAATCTTTCAATGGCAACAAAATATTCTATATCCATTGTGTCTCTGTAACATGATCCTTTTGATCTATATTATACTCTAGCAAAATCAACATATGAATACATGTTCCTGTAACAACACCAAGTGAAAGGTACTTCATGTAAGATTTATGTTTTTCCTGTAACCTTAATACATTAGCTATTTTTCATGGATGCATCCCTGGAACATCATGTCCCTGTAACATGAACAAGCTATTTTTCCTGTAACATTAACATGGACAGGAAACACGCTATTTTTCCTGTAACCTGAATACACCAAGCCAAATGAAAAACTGGTTGTACTGGAAACAAAACCCAGATGAAAATGCATGTCACAACATCATGCTGCCTACTAGAGTTGCTGTCTTCCATTGCAATGCTCTCTGATGTGCTACTTGTTTCCGTTTTAACGGGCTTTCTAGCGTGCACACACTCAAAGACCCTGTTTATCAGTATTGCATCCTCTTTCTTCTGACCTCTCTTCTGGGTGAATTTTGAAGTAGATATATGTGTCCCGAACCCCAACTTGAAGGCATAGTCGTTGTAGAATTTCCGAGCATCCTCGATTGTGTCAAACACCATCCCAACATAGGGCGACAGTGGCTGCGACGAAACATCTCCATCATCTGAATCATCTTGGATTGCATCTTCAACAAACAACAACCCCTCTGAATCATCACCACCACCAATAGAAAAACTGCCTTGGACATAGCTCCCTT comes from Triticum aestivum cultivar Chinese Spring chromosome 5B, IWGSC CS RefSeq v2.1, whole genome shotgun sequence and encodes:
- the LOC123115501 gene encoding probable periplasmic serine endoprotease DegP-like, translating into MPKAGKRRTRGNPDTEREAKKKTTTRRSVAEDRGLMFAAFESEKAQPRPKLDPVYDDDVAVESSSEESSSPPSPLMYRPYIPEELADDPDVRAAFKLAKTEYHADRACRSAVFDHHSSSSCLSNDNPHLLHIREAAKDAVLLAADSIISLSSFLDADDDEPLNTCCGLWIQHDIKKKTAVVLTSAHLIRAKDPSIRNPWMLGSTCEYHREAEVIVHLLDGETAVASLLYLQEHYEFALYEVVVDKPVQLSTFNDNVHSGQDAFRLGRDESLDLRITHGRVEYKIPTRHERGHYMYFSHDEHKSLHDDGGPVIDLDGKVVGMVHNQFKETFLPSSILHKCLDSWRKLKCIPRAHLGMTFTPIKLLDPICIERMRRKHNIASGLLVEQVSKESNAEKLGIRMGDVIERFNGECISNTTELEKMLLDIGGDHFDQAKVLKTETDLRIQIFRATKRCRRVRNLTVTVSDRGEDIIEGTYPITDGLWR